In the Drosophila teissieri strain GT53w chromosome 3R, Prin_Dtei_1.1, whole genome shotgun sequence genome, CTGTTTGCTCACGGTCACGCCGTTGAAAATCTTGGCAGGGCGGTTGATGGACTTGCCGGCAAGTTCCTGAGCGGGGGAGACCAGCAGAGTCTTCTTGTTGGTGCCCAAGTCCACCTGCCACAGGCCGTAGTAGGCGTCGGCGATAATGAGGTTGTTGCCCTGCGTATCAAAGGACAGTCCCAGAGGACGGCCGCACCTGGACTCCTCGTAGATATCCTCTGCAAGGGGGTTTAGTATTATGAAATGTATTCCCTTGAATGGACTCGAAAATACCCACCACAGGGCTGGCCGATCTTGGTGACATGCGTGACATGGTTGGAGGTTAGCTTGATGACCTCACCGCCGTGGATGCCGGTGTAGATCTCGTTGTTGCGGGCTATCAGGCACTCTGGGCCGTAGACCCGCCCCTCCAGCAGTCGCTCCGCTCCCTCCAGGTGAAAGTTCGGTTCCAGAGCGCCCTTCAGCTCTTTGGGCGGGGTCACACTGTATGAATTGGGGATTTCTCCAAGGATTAGGGCGGGAATTACGTCAATAGAAGCGGGCGGCACTTACGAATAGTCCTTGAAGGGGAAGGTGGTGCGCGGCGGCAGACCGGGTATtaggatgatgatgaggaaGAAAATCATGAAGTTCATGATCCTCACACGCAGCGCGTACAGCAGGCCCATGATTGATTTCTTGTGCGTCCGCCGATCACAAATTATAGCCCGAAAACCCGCTTAATTTAAGCAATAACCCCGAAGAAAGCGACACGACGGCAAAGttcaacaagaaaaaaacgcaaaagtCATCATCCGGACCGGTAGAGGTGGCCGAAATATCGATACAACTATCGTTCTCTGATTGAGCGTACCATCACTTACACTCTACTACaagaaattatacaatttacgatttttaattttatgttatttCTGATGATAAAAGCTGGGAAACcacttttttttcttgctttaATCTACATAATGTGCcgcatatatttataaatcatCACATGCTTTAAACCCGAGAATAGCatcttaataaataaaaataaaaataatattaataagcATAGTCCGTCGAAATACATCAGAACTAGGTACCTTAACTTCCCCTTATAGTCATTTACCacttatataattaatatattccAATCTTATAAAAATACTAAATTTATAACTATCGCACAACGCTAATTGTGACCATCACATAGCTGAGGATTTCCTCGACACCCCACGACGGTCACACTATTgctggtgtttttgttttgggaatTCCAAAACGTCGCAGTTGACGATGAGCGATAATAACAACGCGTTGGGCACCAAAGAAGACGTTTTCGGCATGGAGCACGACCAGGATCACAGCAACAAGCACTACTCGCGATGCAGCAGTGCGGGCAGCACTCACACTCCGAACTCCTCGGCGCACAATACAGGTGGGCGAACGCTGGTCAAGATCGGTCACGTTGGCGAAGAGTGTGGGGGCGGGGGCAGCTGATAAAGCAGTGGCATTGAATTACTCGCTATCAGCAGCATTTTATTACATTgttctgtgtctgtgtctcaTGTTGCTATTCTGTATcgcagacgacgacgacgataGCGGCGATGCGCGCCATTCCACGGCCGCCAATTCCACGCTGAGTTACAAAGAGCGGAGAAGGGAGGCGCACACACAGGCGGAGCAGAAGCGGCGGGACGCCATCAAGAAGGGCTACGACAGCCTACAGGAATTGGTGCCACGCTGCCAGCCCAACGACTCCTCCGGCTACAAGCTCAGCAAGGCCCTGATCCTGCAGAAGTCCATCGAGTACATTGGCTACCTTAACCAACAGAAACTCAAGCAGGAGGACGAGGGATCGGCGCTACAGAAGGAGGTTACAGCGTTGCGGATCATTAAAAACGGCTACGAGAACAtgctgcagcatcagcaggcGAATCCAGGGCCAGAGGAGGCACGCCTCACCGATGAAGCCAAGTTTAACGTGGTAAGTATATAGCTCCTTGCTCTTTGAAAATCTGTAAAATCACTCCCTCTCCGTAGTTCCAGGCCATCATGGAGGAAATGTTCGAGACATTTCAGCACATACCCATGGAGAACTTTAAGCAGCTGACCACCGGCATTATCCCCTGGCTGGAGGAGCACTGCAAGCCGCACATCCTGCGCAACATCCTCAGTCGCACGTTGCAGCAAATGGCGCAGGAGGCTCTGGAAAAACAGGAACTGCAGGCCATGGAGCAGGAGTCCGGCGAGGGTTTCAGCTGATCGCGCGGTTAGTTAATTTTCTCATTCGTTATTTTAGAAATCCCTGTTTGGTAGATACTTTCGTTACGTTTACTGCGTACAAACATTAAATGCGTCATTTGAATAGTTGTAAAAGCGTTGACAAGGAAATATGACTTTTTGGCTTAATGTAAGATTAGATAAAACTAGATTTGCTAATGTTAGCCGAGAGAATCGACGAGAGTCGCTTTATCCGTACTACCGAGGTGTCCAAGCAGTTCCAGCAGCACGTTCCGTGTGTACGGCTTGAAGCGACGAACTCGCTCCGTGACGTCAAGCGCTGTGAGCAGTTCTTCAAGGAATCCCTCCAGACGCCCCGCGCTCCACACATGACGCGCTTCATGCTTTAGTTTCAGCACGCCCGAAGTCAGAGTGTATATCAGTCCCTCGTAGAAATTCTCCTCCTCCAAATTCGCGGCTAACTTGGCGCTGGCCAGCAGCGCCGCCGGTAGATCGCAACGGAATTCGTGTGACCGCACAAAGCAGGTGGCCGCCAGTTGGCGGACCTGATCACATTTGTGCCGCAACAAACGCCAACTGAGTCGGCGGAAGCGAATTAGCAAGGGATTCGGCTCTTTGCCGCCCGATGTACGCAAGTGCTCGACCTTGGACAAGAAGGCCAGAAAGAGTATTATGGAGGACGTGACCTCCTGGCGATCACAGCACATCAGCATGTGCTCGCAAGCCTTGGGCAGCAAGCAGCCCAATTCGTCGTAGTCCAGCTCACTGGGTTCCCAAGCGGGACGTGTGTCAAACTCGGTAGCCTGGCGCTGTCCCACCAGCTTGCCCAGATTGGCGCCGAAAAGTTGAAGTGCCGCATTCGAAATGGTCCATTCGGGGTTGGTGATATGCTCCATGGCCACCAGTAGAATCTCATTGTAGTACTTGCTCATAGCAGGCCTCAGTTCAGTGTCGCGCACGAGAACGCAAAGGTAATGCAGTACCAATGCCTCCCAGCGATCGTGTTTGCTATCAAGGGCAACACTCTCCGCGGATCGATTTTCATTTAGCCTCTTAAGAATTTGCTGCACAGCGCGATGGAGCAGCAGACGCTGTCGCGGATTGTCGTTCTTCAGCACGTGGAGGAACATTATTGCGAAGCCGGCACCACGTCGCGTAGTGCTCACTTGACGGCTCTCAGTCAGCAGCTCCCGCTCTAGACAATCGTGTAGCATTTGGAAACCCGAGTCGCTGCTCTCCAAGCTACTTGTGATGGCACGAGTAAGTCTGCCAATGCTTAAGCCGGCCGCCTCTATGGCTCCTTTGTGCCGGCAGAGCGTCAAAACAGACACATTAATGTTGAGGCAACGACGCAGAGCCTCGGTGTTTGCTGCACTGGCAGAGGTTTGCAGCTGGGAACACCCAATGCTGGTGGCCAGATCGCAACAGCCCTATAGTAGGTAATATAATCAATTAGTGTATAAAGGTTTAGATTTCTATTTACTCACCTTCAATGTTAACCAGAAGCTCATCAGTAAGTACTTCCGACAAGCTTCTTCCTCGCCATCGGACTTGAAGGAGCTTTCGCTGACCAGCAACTGGAGACTCTCGTCCATGTCCTGAAAACTAGCTGCAGTGGCTGCATTTTCTTGGCGTCGAGCGTTGGCCACATTGAGGAACTTGAGAATGCCGCTAAGAATTCTCTCTAGCAATGGCAACAAGTCCTCCAGAGGCGTCTCCACTGCTAAGCCAGCCTTGACCACCTCGTCCAATGCGCAGAGATAGCCAAAGAGATGTCCTTCACTCTTGGCAGTCTGCAAAGGATCTTCGAAAAACGGATCTAATTTGCCGGTAAGCTGCTTCAGGCACTCATCAAATATCTTTGGTCCAGCCTGATCTTTAGTAACCGCCAATTGTGCGTAGAGGGAAACCAAGGAGCATTCATCCATATCAGACGTGTGACACAGCTCGAAGCAACGCTCCACACACTTTTCACTGTCCACATGGCCCATCTGAATAAGCAGGGACACCGTCAAGTCCAAAGCATCATCGAAACCTTGTGGATTGTTCAGGGTATCGAAGAGCTGTAGCGCCATTTCCTTTGGTCGAAAGACGCCGTGCTCCAGGAGAAAAATTCCCATTCGCTGATTCTGTTGGGGACTGcacattttggcattttttgcgACTTGTTCCGCATATAGCGACCGATTTAGGATTTCCAGCAACTTGAGGGCAAAGATCTTGGGTTGATAAACCTCGCTATGGATGTCCCGCTCAATCAAATGCTGAAGATGTGAGAAGAATCGCTTGATATTCTGAGCCAATGCATGACCACCCACTCCGCTGTCCGCTTTGAGCACCTTATGAAAGTGCTTGGCCGTGTGGTTGATAATCGTGGGCATCTTACCCAGCATCGTGTTCCGGAACTCTGAGCTTTCCAGACAGCGATGTCGCTCTACGAAGCTGTGAAAGAAATCCAGACAGTCCTCGACGGCAAAGTTTCCCAGATTGTCAACCAGAAAACGAAAGATCAATAGCTGCGCCTCCGTCTCCATCTGGCTGCAGTTGGTCAACAGTTCTGTGCTGATTTTGAAGAAATGTAGCTTGGAGGTGGCATATATCTCCTTGGCGAACATGCTAAAGATCAGAATCAGACGCAATTGATCGCCCGGCGACCTTACCTCCTCGGAGGCCAGAAACTCCACAATCTGAGGATTTGCTTGCAGCAGTTCAAACAACTCCTCTCGCTGTTGGATGCGCAGAAACCACTGTGAATGAAAGTTCTGTATCTCGGCCACACTTCCGTTAAGCAGCAGCTCCACACTCGCGGCAAGTAGTGCCGGGGAGCGCTGGTTGCTCAAGCTTTTCACGGGATATTGACTGGCTGCCCGAAGTCCCTTATAACTCAAGCTGAGCCTCAGGCCATTGAAGAACTCCTCTTCGCTTTGATTAGTGGCCGCCAAGAGATCAGGCAGGGAATGCGAGTTGAGGGCACCGCTCAGCAGATAGTACTTGTTGCGATTAGTCCATGGCCAGAACTCCACAATCAAGCGGAAGTAGGAGAAAGCTCTTTCTGGCTGTTTGCAGCAGTGGTTGTACAGCGTCAGCGTTTCCTCACGGGATCCCGTTTGCGTCTGGCGTTGCAGGCAGTGATAGAAGTGCTCCAGCTTCAGCGGAAGGAGTTGGAGCTTGGGGAACTTTTTTACCAGCAAGTTTGTGGCCTTGAGCACGGCCATCAGGCTGGGATTGTTCCGCTGCAGAGCCTCAATTATGGCAGTGGTGCATTTTTCCTCCAGCAGCGCAGCATCCAGACGCTTCCAGTGATCCGTAAGCAGAATGGATTGGAGCATCAAAAAGGCAGTAGGCTGCTCGCTGGTCAAACGCTGGAAAAGATTCTCGAAGTGCGTGTCCTGCAACTCGTACTTGTGCACTATGTGGTAGTACACCCGGAAGCTGATATTCAGGGCGGCTTGGTTGGCACCGCTGCACGTGTCCGCCTGCGACGCCTCATCCTCCTCCGTCTGGATTCGCTGGGCCAGCTGCAGGGCGGCATCCTCCGGGCGGACATCTCCCAGGCCCTGGAAAGCACACAATCTGTTAGAGCTCAGTCCCCGCGATGTACTCAATTCACCTGCAGGTAGACGAGGCAATCGCTGGGTCCGATTTTCGGCCGTTTTCCCGGAGACTCCGACATGCCCAAACTCAATTCTCGCGAGGGGCGCAGAACTTTCGTTTTACCCCAACCAGGGCTCCACAAAAAACCACCCGCTGAGCGGCGATAAACGCGCAGTAATCGATAAGACTTCGTTATCAAAAAACTTGAAACGCCCAACCGTTATTGATTAGATATTAAGTTACTAAttaatgtataatatttatcaGTTATACCGGTACCAAGTTATCCTGTACGAGACTcagtttgtattttttattttgctctcATTTCGTGAGGGTTGTAAGTATGGTTGCATGGCTTTACTAGGTACAGGGTACGGGGTGCGGGAATTTAGGTACACGATTCTGATACGACATTTTggtacaaatatttattggcgGTATTCAAAAAGATATCAGATATTATAATtatcttatatatttatatcttgTATTAGATGTTactaaatatgttttaaaataaaagatttCAGAATAAAAAGGTTGCGTCTCATAAAAAAACGAGCAGCTGTTTGATACGGCCGATATAATAGATTCGATAGCAGAAATTTGCAAAACTTACATGTAAGTTCAAAAGTCTTCTTGGCAACCAACGTTTGTCcggtaaacaaaaaaaaaacatataaaaagtAGAAATTGCGAAccggaaaaaaagaaaagaccTAAAGGCCAATTGATCGACTc is a window encoding:
- the LOC122622339 gene encoding uncharacterized protein LOC122622339 → MSESPGKRPKIGPSDCLVYLQGLGDVRPEDAALQLAQRIQTEEDEASQADTCSGANQAALNISFRVYYHIVHKYELQDTHFENLFQRLTSEQPTAFLMLQSILLTDHWKRLDAALLEEKCTTAIIEALQRNNPSLMAVLKATNLLVKKFPKLQLLPLKLEHFYHCLQRQTQTGSREETLTLYNHCCKQPERAFSYFRLIVEFWPWTNRNKYYLLSGALNSHSLPDLLAATNQSEEEFFNGLRLSLSYKGLRAASQYPVKSLSNQRSPALLAASVELLLNGSVAEIQNFHSQWFLRIQQREELFELLQANPQIVEFLASEEVRSPGDQLRLILIFSMFAKEIYATSKLHFFKISTELLTNCSQMETEAQLLIFRFLVDNLGNFAVEDCLDFFHSFVERHRCLESSEFRNTMLGKMPTIINHTAKHFHKVLKADSGVGGHALAQNIKRFFSHLQHLIERDIHSEVYQPKIFALKLLEILNRSLYAEQVAKNAKMCSPQQNQRMGIFLLEHGVFRPKEMALQLFDTLNNPQGFDDALDLTVSLLIQMGHVDSEKCVERCFELCHTSDMDECSLVSLYAQLAVTKDQAGPKIFDECLKQLTGKLDPFFEDPLQTAKSEGHLFGYLCALDEVVKAGLAVETPLEDLLPLLERILSGILKFLNVANARRQENAATAASFQDMDESLQLLVSESSFKSDGEEEACRKYLLMSFWLTLKGCCDLATSIGCSQLQTSASAANTEALRRCLNINVSVLTLCRHKGAIEAAGLSIGRLTRAITSSLESSDSGFQMLHDCLERELLTESRQVSTTRRGAGFAIMFLHVLKNDNPRQRLLLHRAVQQILKRLNENRSAESVALDSKHDRWEALVLHYLCVLVRDTELRPAMSKYYNEILLVAMEHITNPEWTISNAALQLFGANLGKLVGQRQATEFDTRPAWEPSELDYDELGCLLPKACEHMLMCCDRQEVTSSIILFLAFLSKVEHLRTSGGKEPNPLLIRFRRLSWRLLRHKCDQVRQLAATCFVRSHEFRCDLPAALLASAKLAANLEEENFYEGLIYTLTSGVLKLKHEARHVWSAGRLEGFLEELLTALDVTERVRRFKPYTRNVLLELLGHLGSTDKATLVDSLG
- the LOC122622341 gene encoding max-like protein X, producing the protein MSDNNNALGTKEDVFGMEHDQDHSNKHYSRCSSAGSTHTPNSSAHNTDDDDDSGDARHSTAANSTLSYKERRREAHTQAEQKRRDAIKKGYDSLQELVPRCQPNDSSGYKLSKALILQKSIEYIGYLNQQKLKQEDEGSALQKEVTALRIIKNGYENMLQHQQANPGPEEARLTDEAKFNVFQAIMEEMFETFQHIPMENFKQLTTGIIPWLEEHCKPHILRNILSRTLQQMAQEALEKQELQAMEQESGEGFS